TCAGCAGATTATCGGTGAAGGTGTGCGTCTCAGAGATCAGCGCGTTCTGATAGTCGATGTTGGAACCGTCAGAGTAGGTGGGAAGGTTGCTGAGATTCAACACTCCGGCATTGGAGAACTTATCCAGGAAGTAGCGCGCGGTAAAGCGGTCCTTCTTGCCAAGGTTGTGGTCATAACGGGCAACGTATTCGAGGAAGTCCTGCGCGACCGGGCGGATGAAGTTCAGAGTAACTGGTGCGGTGCTGGTCGTATTGGCCACAGCAACGTGCGAAAGAAGGGCCAGCGATGCAGGATCGAAGTTTGACGGGTTCACAAACGCCGCACCCGTAGCAGGATTCACCGGGTAGAAGGTGTTATTGAATGGATTAGTAACGCCGGCCTGGCCGCTCAACACCGGCAGATTACCCGCAACATTCGCGGTCGTTGGTACGGTAGACGAGCTGGGCGCGTTCTGCGTGTGCACTGTCGTGCGCTGAATCCCAAAGAAGAAGAAAGACGACTTACTCTGCCAAAGTCCGGGCAAGCCTACAGGGCCACCCACCGTGCCGCCAAACTGATTGCGCTTCAGCGGATCGACGGCGGTTTGAAAGTAGTTGCGCGCATTGAAGACGCGATTGCGGACATACTCAAAGAGGTTGCCGTGAAACTTGTTACTGCCGCCCTTGGTGATGACGTTCACCACAGCGCCGGCGTTTTGACCGTACTCCGCCGTGTAGTTGCTGGTCTGCACGCTGAACTCCTGCAGTGCATCCGGAAACGGAAACGGCGCATTGACGTTGGTGTACTCGTCCACGTTGTTGCCGCCATCCAGCAGATAGCTCGTCTGGTTGGCGCGGGTGCCGTTAGCAGAGATCGTCACAGCAGCGGGAAAGGTCTTGGTGTTGCCCTGGTCGGCTGCGCCGCTGGGTGCGGCCACGACACCAGGCGTCAGCGTTGTGAGCTGTGCGGCGTTACGGCCATTCAGAGGAAGCTCATTCACCTGCCGCTCATTCACGACCTGAGAGATGGTGCCTGTGCTGGTATCAACCTGCGGCGCGGCAGAGCTTACCTCGATCGTCTCCGATGTCTGACCGATAGAGAGCTCCGCATTCAGAGTGACGGTCTGGTCCGCAAGCAGCGTGACCGAGCTGTTTGTGTAGGTCGAAAAGCCTGCGGCCTCCACACTGATCTTGTAGGTAGCTGGCGGCAGAGACGGGAAGACGAATCCTCCATCGCTGTTGGTCACGGTCTCTGTCTGCGTATTCGTCGTGACCTGCGTTGCTTTAACACGTGCACCCGGTACTGCCGCGGAGTCCCTATCCGTGACAAGGCCGACGATACGGCCCAGACCTTGTGCGAGTGAGCACGTTGATGTCAGAACGAACAGCATCAACAGTAAGGACGCGCTCCGAAACCGGCGTTCGCGGGGAGAAGCTTGCATGATCTTCATAACGGAGGTGAATGCTAAGGAGTGACCTCAGTACCTGTCAACTGTTTCTTGCATTCATGCATATTTATGCAATCGCTGACATGCAAAGTCTCTACACAAAACGCATTTCACTCTACGCATTCAATCGAGGGCGCCTGAGCTTCGCTCCGGTGTCCAGCGGATAGACCAGATCGACATTCTTCGGGGTCAAAAACTGGTGCTTTACGAACACTGCCGGAGCAACCGGTTTATTCCGAAGAAGATTCAGCGCCAGAGGAATGACGTAGTTGCCATACCTCTCTGGGAAGTACGCGACCGAACCAATGAGCCGCGTTCCCAGACGACGGAGTTCAGCCCGCGCCTCAGGCGTGGCGTTCTGGCTGGCAACGGCACAGGTCTTCTCAGCACCAAACTCTTCCCATACGCGAACAGCCGCCAGGGCGCAGATGTCGTTGACGGTGCCGACGAGTGTACGTTTCGCACGGGCTCTACGCAGATACTTCCGCAGCATCTCTTGCACCTGTTCAAAATCTCCACGGCCATTCAGATGAACAACAGATGCAGAGGCGATCTCCGGGAGTTCGGACTGAAGGCCATGCAGAAAGCCGGTACCGCGCAACTCAAGCAGCGAACCGGCAATGGGAAGCTCCATCAAAACGACGCGGTCCACGCGGCCATTCCAGTTATCGTTGGCCCAGCGTCCCAGGGCCTTTCCGGCGATGACACCAGCCTTGTAGTTATTGGCGCCAAAGTAGGTAGCTCCAGGGTGCGGAACCTCGATGGCAATGACCGGCGTCTTTGCTTCCAGAAACTTGGAAGCGATAGCCGGAGCCACGCGCTCATAGGTCTGGAACTCCAGGACAAGGTCTACACCTTCGCGGATCAGAAAGTCGGCATTGCGCAGCGCTTCGCGCGCGGAGTAGCGGTTGTCTACCGTGATGAGGTCTACATTCTCCCTCGCTGCGACAGTCTCAATACTGCGCAACACTTCTTGAGAGAACTCGGTTACTCCCTGCGTGGCAAACCCAATTCGATATCTGCGTCCTGTAACGGGGCCGAAGCGATTGCGATAGACGCCGGCGCCGACGCGCTCCAGCAAGCCCCCATGGATCAGAGTACGCAGCAACCGGAAGGCCGTGGTCTTGGGAAGTTGGGCGCGTTCCATCACCTCCAGAAGCGTGAGCTCTTCTCCAAGACTCTTGAATGCCTTCAGTACCTCACATGCACGAAGGACGGTCTGTGACTCGTTGCGATCACTGCGGCGGCTCGTCTGCATATTTGATCGACGCTCCACCTGCTTCAACGGACCCATGACTCCACTCCCTCAACGCCGGATTCCTGTATTCCGGATTTCGGAATGCGCTCCAGCACACTCGGCAGAGTACGAGGATCAGAAGCGGCGCGGCAAGGATGGATTGGTGTGGAAATTCCGAATTGCGGAATCACGTCGGGCAGCAGCAAAGACCTGCCACCTTGCGAAAGACCAGATGATCGTATGTACTGGCCTCATTCCAAATCGCTCTACGGAGGCGACATGACTAAGCCTGTTCTTCGCCGATACTTCAACGTTATGAAGGTAGGCTCGCCAGGTTGGGTGATGTTCGCAGCGGTTCTGTTGGCCCAAACGCAACCGGCGGCACGCCCGGTCCTGCGTTCTTTCGATCGCGTTCTACTGCTTGAAGAGAAGGGCGAAACCTCCGCCGGCGTCAGTGTGGGCGACCTCAACGGAGACGGCCTACCGGATATCGTTCTTGGCAAAGGGCGGCATTGGCCACTCTTCAATCGGGTCCTATTGAACGATGGCCATAGCGGCTTTATCGCCAATAACCTGGGAACTGCGCCCGACCGCACCTATTCCGCGGCGCTGGCCGATGTCGATGGCGACGGCCACCTGGACATCATAGTCAGCAACGACGCACCCGATCGCAAACTTGTCTACCTGAATGACGGCAAAGGAGACTTCACCGAGGCCGGTACATTTGGCAGCCCCAACTGGGCGACGCGTTACGTGACCCTGGCCGACCTGAACGGCGACGGCTACCCGGACATCGTGGCCGCCAACCGCGGCGACTATCCGGACCTGGTGGACGGGAAACCCGGAAAAGGCCCACAGAATCCCACTCCGAGTTACGTCTGCCTCAACGACGGCAAAGGCCATTTTCCCGCATGCGAAGCGCTTCCGACAGAATCGGCAACATCCATCGTTGCGGCGGATCTTGACGGCGATGGAGCAATCGATCTCTTCGTACCTCATCGTGACGGCGGCCAAAGCATCGTACTTTGGAACGACGGCAAGGGACACTTCCCGGTCTCGAGCAAAGTCGGCGCCACTAACGCCTGGATTCGCATGGGCGCAGCCGGCGATCTCAACGGCGATGGGCGGTTGGATCTGGCGATCATCGATGAACACCTGAAGGCTTCCTTCATTCTTTTCAATCGCGGCAAACGCCAGTTCGGAGAACCTGTCAGGCTTCCCGGCCCCGATCGGCCGCCGTACTGCCTGGCAATCGCCGACCTGAATCGCGACAAACGACCGGACATCATCGTCGGCTACGTGGAGCTTCCCGGATCAGTATTCTTCAACACCGGAAAGGGCCGCACCTTCCACGAGGTTCCCTGGAACGACGGCAAAGGCACCGTGTATGGCCTGGCCTTCGCCGACTTTGATGGAGACGGCTGGCCCGAGATCGTGGCGGCGCGTTCCGATGCTCCCAATGGCATCTGGTTCAACACGAAGCCGATTGGTGGGCGTTGACGCGCTTATGCGTCACGCACGACCTGGAAGAAATCGTCATCACCCATCTGTCCGCCCTTGAGCGCAAGTTCAATGTCGAGTGCGCCATGCGTGCGGCAAAGAGGAACGCCGATATGAAGATTCGCCTGCCAGGTAAGCGCCCTGAGTCCAAGCTGCCGAACCGCGTGCGAGCTGGTATCGCCACCGCAGAGGAGAACGCGTGAGATGTTAGTGGCCTGCGCAATCTGGCGCATCATGATGCCGAGGAGCTCGCCGAGGCTTGAGCCCGATGCCGGCCCACTGACCGCCCCCATCGCGCTATAGAGCACCGTGTCCCTGCCTTGTCGTATGGATTGAATGGCCTGGGCAACGATGACGTGCTGACGATTTGTATCTTCTAGAAGCTCCTCTGGATGGAGTGCAATGCCGACGAAGTCATGTGCGAGTGCCCATCGCAGTTGCCGTTCTGTAGCGACAGAGCAGGAGCCGCTCAAAACCAGGAGAGGTCTCCGCGTTTTCGGTGGTAAAAGTGTGTCTGATCTAAGAGCGGAATCCAGCCCCATATCGCGCCACGCCTCGACCAACGCAGCAGTCAGACCCGAGCTTCCAACGGCAAACCTCTGCCGTTGCCTCGCGACTTGCCAGAGAAGCCTGCCTATCGCACTCAACTCGGGTGAGCGCACCGTATCAAAGAGAACGGCATCCGCACCTGCAGCTTCAGCTTTCGCAAAGGCGGTGAAGTCATCTCCTCTGCGAATGTTTCGGTAGTCCACATGGTCTATCCGCAGCGTCGTCTGTGCACAGAGATGTCTCCGCAAGTCCGCTTCACACATTGGAGTCACAGGGTGCCGGCTCATTGGGTGCCGATCGATGCGCAAGACCCTGCCGTCGGGTCCGGCAGCATACAAGCGCCTTCGCCACACATAACGGCGAAGATGAGGAGCACCCACAACGATGGGGACCATGTGTCCTTGAAAGATCTCTCGACCGATCTCCATCGCACAACCGATACTCCCGATCTGCGGTGACGAATCGAAGGTGGAGCAAACCTTATAGTGCGTGATGGGAGCGCCCGCCGCCTGCAACGAACGGAAGACCGTGGGAAGGTTTTGCTTCATCCACTCCGGTGATTGAGAACGGCTCTCTCCGGCGATTCCATAAGCGCGGAGCCCCGGCACCAATGCCAGATCCTCGACCGTCGGCGGAGC
This genomic window from Terriglobus albidus contains:
- a CDS encoding substrate-binding domain-containing protein gives rise to the protein MGPLKQVERRSNMQTSRRSDRNESQTVLRACEVLKAFKSLGEELTLLEVMERAQLPKTTAFRLLRTLIHGGLLERVGAGVYRNRFGPVTGRRYRIGFATQGVTEFSQEVLRSIETVAARENVDLITVDNRYSAREALRNADFLIREGVDLVLEFQTYERVAPAIASKFLEAKTPVIAIEVPHPGATYFGANNYKAGVIAGKALGRWANDNWNGRVDRVVLMELPIAGSLLELRGTGFLHGLQSELPEIASASVVHLNGRGDFEQVQEMLRKYLRRARAKRTLVGTVNDICALAAVRVWEEFGAEKTCAVASQNATPEARAELRRLGTRLIGSVAYFPERYGNYVIPLALNLLRNKPVAPAVFVKHQFLTPKNVDLVYPLDTGAKLRRPRLNA
- a CDS encoding FG-GAP repeat domain-containing protein encodes the protein MTKPVLRRYFNVMKVGSPGWVMFAAVLLAQTQPAARPVLRSFDRVLLLEEKGETSAGVSVGDLNGDGLPDIVLGKGRHWPLFNRVLLNDGHSGFIANNLGTAPDRTYSAALADVDGDGHLDIIVSNDAPDRKLVYLNDGKGDFTEAGTFGSPNWATRYVTLADLNGDGYPDIVAANRGDYPDLVDGKPGKGPQNPTPSYVCLNDGKGHFPACEALPTESATSIVAADLDGDGAIDLFVPHRDGGQSIVLWNDGKGHFPVSSKVGATNAWIRMGAAGDLNGDGRLDLAIIDEHLKASFILFNRGKRQFGEPVRLPGPDRPPYCLAIADLNRDKRPDIIVGYVELPGSVFFNTGKGRTFHEVPWNDGKGTVYGLAFADFDGDGWPEIVAARSDAPNGIWFNTKPIGGR
- a CDS encoding four-carbon acid sugar kinase family protein — its product is MRDPLLYTYYGDDFTGSTDVLEQLARGGIPSALFLAPPTVEDLALVPGLRAYGIAGESRSQSPEWMKQNLPTVFRSLQAAGAPITHYKVCSTFDSSPQIGSIGCAMEIGREIFQGHMVPIVVGAPHLRRYVWRRRLYAAGPDGRVLRIDRHPMSRHPVTPMCEADLRRHLCAQTTLRIDHVDYRNIRRGDDFTAFAKAEAAGADAVLFDTVRSPELSAIGRLLWQVARQRQRFAVGSSGLTAALVEAWRDMGLDSALRSDTLLPPKTRRPLLVLSGSCSVATERQLRWALAHDFVGIALHPEELLEDTNRQHVIVAQAIQSIRQGRDTVLYSAMGAVSGPASGSSLGELLGIMMRQIAQATNISRVLLCGGDTSSHAVRQLGLRALTWQANLHIGVPLCRTHGALDIELALKGGQMGDDDFFQVVRDA